The Elaeis guineensis isolate ETL-2024a chromosome 14, EG11, whole genome shotgun sequence genomic sequence TTATACCATCCAATTTGATTGTTAATGTTTTCTTTCTAGCACTATGCTTAAATCTTCCCTTTCTCACTATTTCTGTCAACCTTTTaccttcttccctctctttcctAATATTTCCAAACAATCAAAGGTAATGTCCTCCAAGGGATTCCTCTGTTTTGCATCTGTGACAATACTCTCCACTGAACATCTGTCACTATTTTCTAGGTTGCAACTCAGAAGCTTCACCTAGTATGCCTAAATGCAACGTGTTTCATATGACTGTCCTTCAATTTTTTTGCTTACTTTCTGACATACAAGACTGCACACCTTTTGAATTGTAACAACCTCCCTTCGATGTTGCCGGCATGATGCAATCATGATATATAGTAGAAAATCTCCACTTCATCCAGCTTTAGTTTGAACttaatcatatatccatcttcctGTTACCTTTCTTTTGCATTAGGAGAATCAATATTCCACTAGGAAACAATATTACTAGCTATTGAAATAGCCCTTGTTTACCATGATGCAAAAGTTAATTTTCTGTGCAATCATGTTCACATCTGGCCAACAACCTGAAGAGAGGATAGGATATAAGCTTCTTCATAGCTTTCTGGTTTAGTTCCAGTGGGACAAATAACATGGCCAGCCGTGAAACATCAATTTATGTCAAAGAGTCTTGGTAGATAAACTAGAATTGTTCTGCTCAAAGGAACTCATTAACAAAAATATTGTAATATTAGAGGAAGCCATATTCACCACAGGTTTAGGTCCTAGCCTCTGATATACAGATAATAATACAGTACCCTGACAGTAGATCTGCtagcaaaataattttttgcaaaTTAGAAACCTTCGGTACAAACATTGTGCAAGTATGACAATGAATTTGAATAATTCATGGCCAGACTAGAGCATATTCAAGTTCCAAAATCCATATTCAGTAGATTTAACATCATCATTTCTTCAGGAACACTTTTCAGGAAGACGGCAAAGAGAACAAGGAGCTATATGAAGCAGTTTAAGAAGGTGAACGAAATGAAAGTGATCAATATCTCCACCAGTTAACTGGAAAAATGCAAAAATATTGAAACCATTATTTTCTTTGCAATGTCAAACTTTCGATATTTCACAGgcaaaaatgctaaaataaaaccATTGCAATGAGATCTTGAAAAATTCTACGATACAGAAACTTCTTCTAAGGAAGTCTATAGTGATATAAATCGAGTGCTTGACTTTAGCTTGATAATCCACAAGTAAGCCTCATGATATGGCTTGACATAATTTTTGATTTGTGATTTGTAAATAATTGAATTCACACATATAGAAGGCAAAAGAAAGAATATTAAGCATGTACTTTCTTTTGTAAAATATATTGAGCATGTACTTTAAGAATAACATCATGAAAGGCTTGAGCTTAAGCATCTTCTAAAATGAATGGCTTAATACATGGTTTGGCATTGCCTTTGTGCTTTATAATAGAACTttgatatatatatgtgtgtgtgtgtgtgtgagagagagagagagagagagagaattataTATTTCAACTACGAAATATGATGTATGTCTTCCAATGATAGTAAATAAATGGCCAAATGAGTAAACATGGTCCAAATGGATAACAAGTAATTACCTTTAGACCTATATATCTAAGAAAAATTTAAATCAAAGTAGTTTCAAGAAGGAAGCGGCTTTCCATTAAGAAAAAATTTGACAAGGATAAGTGCTCGAAGTGCTTGGTAGCTCGGAATCTCATGTCCTGCTCCTCTAACGGTGGCAAATGTTAAGTTACCATCATAAATAATACTATATCCGCCAACCTGTCCAAAATATTTAAAAGAGCGAAAGTAAGAGAAGTTAGTATAGTTGCTTAAGTGAAGTTTTATTATTGAAAGATTATAGAATTCCATGAAAATTCTTAGTTTACCCTTACATTCTTTAAATACTACTTCAATAGCAAaagaattttaggatttttattGGCATTTGAGAGTTAATCTTAATTAATTGAATTATGTGATTTTTTTAGGAAAAGGTAAGTAACAAAAATGGTTCCAAAATTCATTaggaactcttttaattctatatttataaatatggATCGATAGAAGCAAAGTCATTAGATTTAAGTTGGAAAGGAGAAATTCGGCAAAGGGATGAATTTTACAAAAACATAAGCTATTGCTTCATAGGACTCTTGTAAATTAGAATGGCTTGATATATTCTCATAAGGCATTAAAATTATTTTGCCTAATAGTATGAGCAAAAATTGACATCTTCCTCACTATATAAAGTCATTCATTGCTAGGTAAAATTTTTCTTTAGATTTTATGGATTAGGTCATCAATAACCATTAAAGTAATTGAAAAGATTATCAAATTATTCAAATGCAAAATTAAAGGATAATGAAGTTTCTTATAACTTCATTACAACAAGAGGGAAGTTGGACAAGTGATCCTAAATTACCATTAATAAGAGATTGAGAAGGAGGCGCTGAGCTTCTTTTCAAGAcaatgaagaaaaaagtgaaacaaCAAAATGGGCTAATTGCATTTGAAAAGGACTTTATATAGGAGCATATGACTTAAAAACATTGTTATCAATTTTTGTATGATGTGTGTTTTCTTTATATAACAAATATTATtgtttaagttttaaattatgtTATGATCTTACATATTTACTAATTTTCTTAATTACTTTTTTTGTTTTATCTAATGTTTTTATGTGTATATTTAAAaagttaactaaaaaaatttattgacttcATTAATCCAAATATTAGGTGAATAGTATACCTCATTATTGATAAACCATGGTTGCCACTCAGTTTTTATTGACAGATTTAGTTGATTGAGAGAATATCTTGATGAAGTGACAGGAACTCGTCCATCAACATCTCCACTGCATTTAATATTAGAAAGAAACTAATTACATATTTACAatgatatataattattattaattcaaaaatatctaTGAACTTTTAAAACATGATTTTGTAAAAATTAACTCATTAATATTACCTATACACCCAAACTCGTACATCATTAGCCATACATTCTTTGATAAGTGGTAAAACTGTAGAAGGGCTATCCATCCATTGTGCAAATTGCCTGCATCATAATATTATTGggttaaaaagtatttaaaaattaaatgaaatcataaaacttgaAAGGCTATTAAAAATATGAAAGGTTTGTTTGGATGATTAGTCCCAAAATCTTATAAACTTCATAGACTGGGCTAGTACAATTAAATTAAAAAGTTAGCCTAAGCTAGACTTATATTCTCAAATATCTAGAAGCCTTTGGAGTGGGCCGGCCCCAATCCTATAGGGTGAAAAAAAGACCTGCTCCAAGACCCGAGTATTACTTTCCATCCTCGTGTCTATGAATTTACATATTTAAAACTTTTAAGTAATCTTGGGTGACAATTGAATAGTTATCAAGAAATCTTCAACAAATATGAAGTGCTTCCTCTAtgcaaaaataaaaaacataccatataaaatttatattattataggGAAAGTTCAAAAGTAACCTAAAGTTGTGACTTAGAATGCAACACTCATTTTGTTGTAACCCTGAAACACAATAATGTGcatactttatttttatatttatgcacCATTGATCAATTTGTTTTGTCTTGTAATTACACCTACCATGCATGTTGTTGAGATATATTCTATCAAGAACATATAAGCCAACCACAAATGAATGAGGAAGAGTAATCTTTAGCTAGTAATGACAATTTTAGCAGTGATTTTGGGTTGCATAATATGCCATTGAATGATTCCCATCTTTGCCTAAACCAATTTATTTTAGGTGGAACAAATGAATTATAGTCAAAATAAGTATATCTCTTGTGATATTAGAAATCAATAAAAATGAAATGTCTTGCATACCTAGTTTATGCTTGTTCTTTTATTCAAGGGGAAAGAGATGAAGTTATAGTTTGGATTGCACCAGCAATATTACTAATATTAGCTCCCATTAAGATCATCTAACCCCATTCCCCTAAATTTATAATAGGAACACTAATCCAAATTTAGGATGCTTAAGAACCACCAATAGTGGAAAGTGAGTTGGTAAGTGCACAAATAATGTTAGGGAAGATCACTCCATAAAAATAGGGTGGTGAGAATTATTATGAAAAAGACCCCCTTGAAGTTTAGTCAACGTGTTTTATAAAAAGATATTTCATCAATATGATGACAATGGTGTCCAATTCATAAGAAATAATAAGTAGACATAACAATATATATGTATGGGACATAGTAGAGTCTTAACTTGGACAGAGGAAGCATATCACCTAATAAAAATGAATTGTATGAAGCAATAGGGCATTGTTTTATTATTTTCCAGCGATTAGAGGATGACATTCCTAAAACTAATTAAGTTAATTttctattaaaatattaaaatgaaTAGAAGCTTGATACTATGATAGTTATAGTTGCAAGGGTATTAAAAAAAGAGTGCAAGGACAAAGTGTTAATAATGATTATATAAAATTGATGCACATGATatgatcagaaaaaaaaaaaaaaaactaatccaATGGGAAATATTCCACAAATCACATAAATAACCATGTTCTATAACAGCACTGGTCCACCCCTCCAAGTCCAAGTTCAAAGGCTCGGGCATGAAGTAAGGCCTCTATTCCTCTTACTTTTTGTTGACTAGCCATGTTCCAAGataatctttttattaaaaaaaaaagagaggtagCAAAAGGAGAAAAGATTGTCTAGTCTTTCAAGAATATATGTTTTACATATTTATGTCATGATCTAAGCTTCATCATGCTTTGCAGACAAAGATACTCAAGTGAACAAGAAATTACTGATTAGACCAAATCTACCAGCTCAACGGTGAACCAATCCAACCATGAACCAATATGCACAAAGacagataaaaaataaataggagACAAATGAGAGTAATACAGGCATATCTGTGCATGTTGTTTCATGTTAGATTGATCCACCAACTTAGCAGTTGACCTGGTCGAACTAAAAATTTCACCGAACGAATGCTTGCAAATGGTTCTGGAGTTATATGGCCCTGCAGCATTGGTTGTCTTTGATCTATACAGAAAAAGAAACTTTAACCACTCATTTACACCATTGCCCCGCTATCATGTGCTTATGACCTAGTGTAGCTTGGAGGGGTTAtcaggaatgaaaaacaaaacaTGACCACAGAAGTGTTGTGTAGATTTCCTCAGCCAGTGTTGGTTGGGCTGGGCTGCAATCATCATCTATGTCATGTAATTCGGGTGGCTGGCTGACTGTAGAGCTTTCTATTTTGGAACCGAAGGAATCTACAACAGGTGAGGACGAGAGCAATCCCTATCTATTCCCACAATAGGTGTTTTCTCCCTTCTGTTGTCTTCCCTCTCCATATCTTGTGAATTGTTGCATGGGTATTTGATATAGGAAGTGCATACCACACACATTAGAACATGACTTGAGGCTCAATGTTTAGTGGTGGATATTGGATTAGCTCTCTCCTTAATCATAGCTATGGAGGGCAACGTGAGCTTCGAGCAGCATCAATCACTCCATCGAATGATCACACGTATTAACATGTCCCATTTGTCCCACTAATCATCAAGGGACCTAAATATTCTTGTCAATTAACACAGACAAAATAGCATGGGGACATACCTGCTGCAACCAGACCAAGTGTAATTGAGTTTGGTGACATTGGCATGAAGAGCTTCCTGCACTTCAGCAGTATTGAGATAAGCAGCCACGTAGTCATAGGTGCATGGGTCGAAATTTTTAATCTGTTCATCCACAAAGCAATCATGAAGACCCTTTAGAAAGCTTGATGCTCTATTAAAGCAGCAGCAATAGGTGACAAGAAGAGGCGACGAACCGAGTATCTCTTAGGAGAAGGCGTGACGCCGGATGAGGAGCAGAGAGGAGCATAGATATTGTAGATGTCCAGCATTTCAAAGACCTGGTCGGTAACGTCCACTGCCTGATAGCACTGCTTAGTCTGGTCAGTGGCGTCAGGCGAGAAATTGCAGTACTTGTGGATTGCATCAATGGTCTCATCTGAGATCAATGCATGCGTCCAGAAATAGTCATACAGCCCCTTGTTGTCGGTTTCATCATTGATCACCCCATTGCCAATCTAGCATCGTCCAATACCAATTCCAATTAATACGTCCAACAAGATGAACAAAATATAAGACTTTCTTCATATTACGATACTGCGAGAAGCTAGAGCTAAAGTTAACTAGATACCATGATGCCTTTGAGGTTGATGTTGGTATCATTGTGCTGGAGAATGGTATGAGCTAGCTGGGGCACATAATGGCCAGCATAGCTCTCCCCAGCTATAAAGAAATCTCTGCCTTTGTACTCTGGAAATCTCTCCATCCAGTTCACCAGGAATACGTAAGCATCCTCGGCGGTCCTCCTGTCCCCACTCTTGTCGTAGTCTGAGGTGGTGTTGGAGTAGGAGAAGCCAACACCAGCTGGGCTCTCCAAGAACAGCACATTAGCCACTGCAGCATCCAAAACATGATCGCATACCAATCAATATAACATTTGATTAACTACACGAATGACCCTTAGAAATAAACAACTAATAACATCATCACATACCAAACAATATGTCGCAAGTCAAGAAATTTAGGAATAGTAGTAAGCGATAAAATTTAATGTGAACGCTTAATGACACCTCTATTCCATGCATATGGATTTCTGAAGAGCGTCTTGCCATCGCTCATGACGCGGAAGGGCCCTAACTCCTCCATTGCTCCATATCCGAGAGACGAGCAGCCTGGCCCTGATAAcattaaaaacaaaaaaagaagaagacaatTAGAGATTCTTAAGATACAAAGTTTATAAATGATACAGTAGTTGTTCACCTCCATTGAGCCAGAGAACCAGTGGTTTGGAAGAAGGATCAGCAGAGACAGCCTCAGCGAAGTAGTAGAAGAGAGCTCTTCCGGCTTCGGCATCGACCGTGACATAGCCTCCATACTGATCAAAATCTATACGTTCAGGCTGGCCAGGCAACTTGCCGATCTTGTCACCCTCCTTCAACCCTTGCTGGGGATAAACTTTGAACGATAGATCGGATAAAGCATTGGTGGCGTAAGTATCAGCACTTGCAGGTGCTGGTCTCTTCAACTTGAAGACGTCGAAGTAGAGCTTGTTAAGGGCATCTCCTTGCCTTGCTGCATCATTTGTTGCGATGCTCGCGAAGAAGCAGAGAAACAAGCACAAAAAAGCCCTCACCATCCTTCCTTCTTCTCTATTCTTCTCCCTCGTTTCTGGTCTCTCCTTTGGTCTAGAGTGGGGGAACTTGAATGTTTATATAGATTACCTCAGGATTATCTGATAATTTGATTGGAATTTTGTAACGAAAGAATCACATTTTGTTACAACTTTGGCCTTCTTCACCTTTTTTTTCGTAACCAAAGGATCACTTTTCGTTACAACTTTGGCCTTCTtcaccttttttttatttttttattttttttgctaaaacaaAACGGGGGATCACTTTTTGTTACAACTTTggccttcttcatttttttttctaaaaaaataaaaaaaaaaaaagattggaggggGTGAACCggcacatctatttttttttttttggacgattTGAGATGCAGTTTGGGTAAACAGATAGTCTCCTCCCCACCATATGGGCGAACCCAATAGATGAGTATGTCATCCTAATATCATCGAGGGAATATACTCCATTCGAACGTCATTCACGTCTTGATATTTAATCACGATTTGATATTCACCGTGACTCCAGATTCGATATCTATCATGACTCGAATTCGAATCATGTCGTTGAAAATAAAGAACCGTTCTGCTGATATGCCACCTCAATGGCACCTTCTTCACCTTTGATACCACTTTGGGAAAAAAATTCATTCCTCGCACGTGTAAGTTTTTTTGAAGTCGTTGATTCTCCTGCGTCTCTCATGTTAGCAGTCTTCAAGAAGAAATATGCTTCCAGGAATCTTCTACTTTTAGCTGATAGTGCGGATTTTCCAATCCAcgaatacttttttttttaaaattatataatttctaAAGCATCGCGTCATCGTTTGGTCCGCCATCCAAGCTTCTTTGCGTTCAAAGTTGTCAAAATCTGTCCGTTTCGCCGACGCCGATGATCTCGTTGGTCGATAAACCAATTAAGCCGGCTCTACGGGATTTACAAATAGATCTCCACTATCCAACTAACTTTTAAATGGATAAAATCATCTTGTAATCCGATtgcgtgtttttttttttttttgtggaaattATAAAGATATTTCTTGAAATGTGGGTTATTTGCATTTAAACTCCAAAAGTTCAAGAAATGATAAAGCCATCAAAACTTTTAATATACTACAATATGGCTGGCGTTATCATACGAGGATTACatgataactaatttttttataaaattttagaactgTCTTTCCTACTAGCATAGCAAGGAGCTCTAATTTTAGCAGAAATTGAAGGAAAAGGGAGGAAGAGTAGCGCTTTGAGATCTATACCAGtggatgaatgatgatgaatgacaaAGTATTatgtgctttgagatctatacagATGGATAGATAACAAAAGATGGAATGCTTTAAGATCCTTACAAATGAATGAATAATAAAAGATGAAGTGCTTTCAAACCTGTGCAGGCAAATAAACGTTAATAGATaaagtaatttgaaatttatataggTAGATGAATGATAATAGATGAAGCGGTTTGAGATTAGTGCATGCGAATGGATGATAAAGGATAAAGTATTTTTTACATATATGGATACATGATAGGGGATGAAGGTCTTTAAGATCTATACAAAAAGATGGATGATGGGGGAAGGACCACTTTGAGATTCATGTTTGTGAATGGAGCACTTCAAAGTTTATATAGGTAGAAGAATGATAGAAATggattgctttgagatctatgtaggtAGATGAATGGTTAAGGATGAAGTGCTTTAAAATTTGTGTAGCCGAATTGATGACAGAGAATAGGACACATCAAATTCATATAGATGGATGAATGAAAGACAAATGGAGTGCTTTGGTATAAATATAGATAGATGAATGATAGAGGACGAAGTGTTTTGAGATTTGTATAAGAAGATAAATGATATAGGATAGAGCATTTAAGATTTATGCAAGTAGATAGATAGTAGAGGATGAAGTGTTTTAAAATCTGTGTAAACATATGAATGATAGAGGATGgtgctttaagatttgtgcaaATGGATAGATAATAGAGGATGTAGCACTTTGAGATTTATATGGATAATAGATAATAAAGGATGAGCATTTTGACATCTGTGCATAAGAATAGATCACAGAAGAAGTGCTTTGAGAACTGTATAGGTAGATGGATAATAAAGAATGGAACTCTTTGAGATTTATGCTAGCAAATGAATGATGAAGGTTGGCtttaaggttgcatttggtagctggcaatttaAAGGGGCTCCATTAGATTATcacatttgatatattttttgtattgctAATCCAGATTACCACATAATCCAGATTATCTCTCATGAGGTAATCTGGACTACCAAGGGGAgggatggctatccagattaccactaTTTTGGTAAtcttacaataaaatttttggatgaaactgccctcctcccctcccccttCTCATGCGGTGCCACTTGTTGCTCACCCATGCCTCCCCTCCCCCCTTCCCGTGTGGTGCCACTCATCGCTTGCTTGTGCCTTCGACAGTAGGGCCACCTCCTACGCCACCATCGTGGCCCTCGCCATCGTCCCTCCCACCACCACCACCCATCCCATAGTCTTCTTCCTCACGATGGGCAATAGAAAGAGGAGGATCAAAATCGGTGTCCTCCTTTATAAAATTCGACCAGCGATGGTCGAAAACCAACCAATTAGCAGATCATCGTCATCTCCTGGACGGCAGTCACCGATAATCAAAGAGAAACCGCCAGTCTATTGAGA encodes the following:
- the LOC105057751 gene encoding serine carboxypeptidase II-3-like — its product is MVRAFLCLFLCFFASIATNDAARQGDALNKLYFDVFKLKRPAPASADTYATNALSDLSFKVYPQQGLKEGDKIGKLPGQPERIDFDQYGGYVTVDAEAGRALFYYFAEAVSADPSSKPLVLWLNGGPGCSSLGYGAMEELGPFRVMSDGKTLFRNPYAWNRVANVLFLESPAGVGFSYSNTTSDYDKSGDRRTAEDAYVFLVNWMERFPEYKGRDFFIAGESYAGHYVPQLAHTILQHNDTNINLKGIMIGNGVINDETDNKGLYDYFWTHALISDETIDAIHKYCNFSPDATDQTKQCYQAVDVTDQVFEMLDIYNIYAPLCSSSGVTPSPKRYSIKNFDPCTYDYVAAYLNTAEVQEALHANVTKLNYTWSGCSRQFAQWMDSPSTVLPLIKECMANDVRVWVYSGDVDGRVPVTSSRYSLNQLNLSIKTEWQPWFINNEVGGYSIIYDGNLTFATVRGAGHEIPSYQALRALILVKFFLNGKPLPS